The following proteins come from a genomic window of Puntigrus tetrazona isolate hp1 chromosome 15, ASM1883169v1, whole genome shotgun sequence:
- the gmnc gene encoding geminin coiled-coil domain-containing protein 1, producing MLSCQDLSFAGGQRYDYSASTSVDGSVDVSTATLVSLWDIGPLDNAARQHEPPRRDALPVSDHGLGHRPTWHDQLSPQLQQNKQLQDTLMQREEELARLQEENNKLKEFLNSSYVKSLEEKTKKLLSNGKVPDGSRHRKRTHGDFRNLSQLFQNGEGKRTCRNLSLEFCSAEEVAATPPLDSWILETLGLQDENTVDPERSFNTISFNCPLPTENPYSTTNVDNAVGFSPNAEPRCDYSSIVDSSSNCSLDTSSGYSTSQSLGSDYSTLDPSALYTITSTGSLVSSPPAMTTAQHFTPPRAASTPYRPQDISPAPYYNTPGCGSSSPPGGDSQLFTTPRMSRTRTDLAFSMSLSPQNSVKTHSFPQGQAFTRRDAQGGWNFTWVPKQCS from the exons ATGCTGTCCTGCCAAGATCTGAGCTTTGCAGGAGGGCAGCGCTACGACTACTCCGCCTCGACGTCGGTTGACGGTAGTGTTGACGTTTCCACGGCAACGCTCGTCTCCCTCTGGGATATCGGTCCCCTGGACAACGCTGCCCGCCAGCACGAGCCGCCGCGGCGGG ATGCACTGCCTGTGTCTGACCATGGACTGGGACATCGGCCCACCTGGCATGACCAACTGTCACCTCAactgcaacaaaacaaacag CTCCAAGACACCCTTATGCAAAGAGAAGAAGAGCTGGCCAGACTACAAGAAGAGAACAACAAGCTGAAAGAGTTTTTAAACTCATCATATGTTAAGTCTTTAGAGGAAAAAACTAAG AAACTACTTTCTAACGGCAAGGTTCCAGATGGTTCAAGACATCGAAAGAGAACCCATGGTGATTTCCGGAACCTGAGCCAGCTGTTTCAAAACGGTGAAGGAAAGCGGACTTGCCGCAATCTTTCTTTGGAGTTCTGCTCCGCTGAAGAAGTGGCAGCCACTCCACCTCTAGACTCATGGATACTAGAGACTCTAGGCCTGCAGGACGAGAACACCGTTGACCCAGAACGTAGTTTCAACACCATTTCTTTCAATTGTCCACTTCCAACAGAAAATCCTTACAGCACAACAAATGTGGACAATGCAGTCGGCTTTAGCCCTAATGCTGAGCCACGCTGCGACTACAGCAGCATCGTAGACTCATCCAGCAACTGCAGTCTGGACACCTCCAGCGGCTACAGCACCTCTCAGAGCTTGGGTTCAGATTATTCAACCCTAGACCCCTCAGCTCTGTACACCATCACATCTACAGGGTCACTGGTCAGCTCTCCACCAGCGATGACAACCGCTCAACACTTTACACCCCCACGAGCCGCCTCCACTCCATATCGTCCCCAGGACATAAGCCCTGCTCCATACTACAACACACCAGGCTGTGGTTCCTCCAGTCCACCAGGGGGCGACAGCCAACTTTTCACCACACCTCGTATGTCCCGTACCAGGACAGACTTGGCATTTAGCATGTcactaagtccacaaaacagTGTGAAGACGCACAGTTTCCCTCAAGGACAAGCTTTCACACGCAGAGACGCACAAGGGGGATGGAACTTCACATGGGTTCCTAAACAATGTTCCTAG